One Psychrobacillus glaciei genomic region harbors:
- the rpmA gene encoding 50S ribosomal protein L27, with protein MLKLNLQFFASKKGVGSTRNGRDSQSKRLGAKRADGQFVSGGSILYRQRGTKIHPGENVGRGGDDTLFAKVDGVVRFERFGRDKKKVSVYPVAQEA; from the coding sequence ATGTTAAAATTAAATCTTCAGTTTTTCGCATCCAAAAAGGGAGTAGGTTCGACTCGTAATGGTCGTGACTCTCAATCAAAACGTCTTGGCGCTAAACGTGCTGATGGACAATTTGTATCAGGCGGATCTATTTTATATCGCCAACGCGGTACTAAAATTCATCCGGGTGAAAACGTTGGACGTGGTGGAGATGACACACTTTTTGCGAAAGTTGACGGTGTAGTGCGCTTTGAGCGTTTCGGCCGCGACAAGAAAAAAGTAAGTGTATATCCTGTAGCTCAAGAAGCTTAA
- the minC gene encoding septum site-determining protein MinC, giving the protein MTKKQLISIKGTKEGLVLRLDDQCSYTELLEELAKKVSDEGFEGQAEVLLQLGNRYCNDEQAKEIINCVQQTEHLRVAKIQSEVMTVEECNKRLLENQSETYVGIVRSGQVITALGDLVIIGDVNPNGRVVAGGNVFVLGRLKGIAHAGSNGKRDAVIAASWLEATHLIIDNVVETMTDELTILSEHPEMECAYLHANGFIAIDRLQELRLIRPNLSTFKGGS; this is encoded by the coding sequence TTGACGAAAAAGCAGTTAATATCTATTAAAGGAACGAAAGAGGGCCTTGTATTACGCCTAGACGATCAGTGTTCATATACAGAGCTTTTAGAAGAATTAGCAAAAAAGGTTTCTGATGAGGGTTTTGAAGGCCAAGCTGAGGTACTTTTACAACTAGGAAATCGATATTGCAATGATGAACAAGCGAAAGAAATTATTAACTGTGTTCAACAAACAGAACATCTTCGAGTAGCGAAAATTCAAAGTGAAGTAATGACTGTAGAAGAATGCAATAAAAGATTGCTAGAAAATCAATCGGAAACTTATGTAGGGATTGTTCGATCTGGCCAAGTAATTACCGCATTAGGTGATTTAGTTATTATTGGGGATGTTAATCCCAATGGTCGAGTTGTTGCGGGTGGAAATGTGTTTGTATTAGGGCGTTTAAAAGGAATTGCGCATGCTGGATCTAATGGAAAGAGAGATGCAGTTATTGCAGCTTCCTGGTTAGAAGCTACTCATTTGATCATAGATAATGTCGTAGAAACAATGACAGATGAGTTAACTATATTATCTGAACATCCTGAAATGGAATGTGCTTATTTACATGCAAATGGTTTTATAGCGATTGATCGTTTGCAAGAACTTCGATTAATAAGACCGAATCTATCAACATTTAAAGGAGGAAGCTAA
- the minD gene encoding septum site-determining protein MinD: MGEAIVITSGKGGVGKTTTTANLGTALALQGKKVCLMDTDIGLRNLDVVLGLENRIIYDLVDVIEGRCKVHQALVKDKRFEDRLFLLPAAQTTDKNAVNPEQMKELVTELKRDYDYVLIDCPAGIEQGYKNAIAGADKAIVVTTPEISAVRDADRIIGLLEQEEAIDPPKLIINRIRQHLMNKGEALDINEITTHLSIDLLGIIADDESVITSSNKGEPVVMDPSNRAALGYRNIARRILGESVPLMSMDLPKKGVMSKIKSIFAK; encoded by the coding sequence GTGGGAGAAGCAATCGTAATAACTTCTGGGAAAGGTGGAGTCGGTAAAACGACGACAACTGCAAACCTTGGAACTGCATTGGCTCTTCAAGGGAAAAAAGTATGTTTAATGGACACTGATATCGGTTTAAGAAACTTAGACGTCGTGCTAGGTCTTGAAAATAGAATTATTTATGATTTAGTAGATGTCATAGAAGGACGTTGTAAAGTGCATCAAGCGCTAGTGAAGGATAAGCGTTTTGAGGATCGATTATTTTTATTACCCGCTGCTCAAACAACCGATAAAAATGCAGTAAATCCAGAGCAAATGAAAGAGCTTGTAACCGAGTTAAAACGGGACTATGATTATGTGTTAATTGACTGCCCTGCTGGTATCGAGCAAGGGTATAAAAACGCAATCGCAGGAGCAGACAAAGCAATTGTTGTCACAACTCCTGAAATCTCTGCAGTTCGCGATGCAGACCGTATAATTGGGTTACTGGAGCAAGAAGAAGCGATCGACCCACCAAAATTGATCATTAATCGTATACGTCAGCATTTAATGAATAAAGGCGAAGCGTTAGATATAAATGAAATAACGACTCATTTATCAATTGATCTATTGGGAATTATAGCGGATGATGAAAGTGTTATTACTTCTTCGAATAAGGGAGAACCCGTTGTCATGGATCCCTCGAATAGAGCTGCACTTGGGTACCGTAATATTGCACGTCGCATTTTAGGTGAGTCTGTACCTTTAATGTCAATGGACTTGCCAAAAAAAGGTGTTATGTCTAAAATCAAATCTATTTTTGCAAAATAA
- the mreC gene encoding rod shape-determining protein MreC: MPQFFSNKRLILLLVGMIFLVALISFSLRDRDHASVPEQLVKDVVGFGQSIFSKPTHYVTGVFNNVESLLNTYDENKRLKARLEDYATLQANVNDLEIQNKELRKIVDIKEDLRAYDPIQSTVIARNPDQWEEKIMIDKGKIHGVKVNMAVMTAQGLIGKVTLTTPYTSTVELLSTQNPNYRVSAVIAGEEEVFGLIEGYDEKRKELILKRIDSEFEVKKGQKVTTSGLGGIFPKGILIGEVTEVTTDDYGLTKLAYVKPAASFSILDHVIISKRSISVIDGTDGKNTEKDLTKGAGDGS, from the coding sequence ATGCCACAGTTTTTTTCAAATAAGCGATTAATATTGCTGCTTGTAGGAATGATTTTTCTTGTGGCACTCATCAGCTTTTCGTTACGAGATCGTGATCATGCATCTGTTCCTGAACAACTAGTTAAAGACGTGGTCGGCTTTGGACAATCCATTTTTTCAAAGCCGACACACTATGTAACTGGAGTTTTTAACAATGTTGAATCATTGCTTAATACATACGATGAAAATAAACGATTAAAAGCTAGATTAGAAGATTATGCGACCTTACAAGCAAATGTGAATGATTTAGAAATACAAAACAAAGAATTACGAAAAATTGTAGATATAAAAGAAGATCTTCGTGCATATGATCCAATTCAATCTACTGTTATTGCTAGAAATCCTGATCAGTGGGAAGAAAAGATCATGATTGATAAAGGAAAGATTCACGGGGTAAAAGTTAATATGGCAGTTATGACTGCGCAAGGTCTAATTGGGAAAGTAACGTTAACTACACCATATACATCTACTGTAGAACTTTTGTCTACACAAAATCCGAATTACAGGGTATCCGCGGTTATTGCAGGTGAAGAAGAAGTATTTGGATTAATCGAAGGATATGATGAAAAACGAAAAGAGCTTATATTAAAGCGAATCGATTCCGAGTTTGAAGTGAAAAAAGGACAAAAAGTTACTACATCTGGTTTAGGTGGAATTTTTCCAAAAGGTATTTTAATAGGAGAAGTTACGGAAGTGACTACGGATGACTATGGCTTAACAAAACTTGCCTATGTAAAACCAGCAGCCAGTTTCTCCATTTTGGATCATGTTATTATTTCGAAACGTTCTATTTCTGTAATAGATGGAACGGATGGGAAAAATACAGAGAAAGATTTAACAAAAGGTGCGGGTGACGGCTCATGA
- a CDS encoding site-2 protease family protein — MIPFFLFFYLSGEIAVYSILFGSLLFHELGHLFAAKLIGVKVNSCTILPYGGEIKMEQFSKKTKTDQLLVILFGPLFTFLLLVFFSLFDLPQKNIMVVTQLIIFCFNLLPVYPLDGGRALLLFIPDKYVEVIGFSLFFSLFIFYVSLYYFPKALSVTIVFLFLALQNYSYWRFRKYKLAFDYVTKNT; from the coding sequence ATGATTCCGTTTTTTCTTTTCTTCTACTTGTCTGGAGAAATTGCTGTATACTCTATCTTATTTGGTTCTCTATTATTTCATGAACTAGGTCACTTATTTGCAGCAAAACTTATTGGGGTAAAAGTGAACTCCTGCACGATTTTACCATATGGCGGTGAAATTAAAATGGAGCAGTTTTCCAAAAAAACGAAAACAGATCAACTTTTAGTAATATTATTTGGGCCTTTATTTACGTTTCTATTATTGGTCTTTTTCAGTTTATTTGACCTTCCACAGAAAAATATCATGGTCGTGACCCAGTTAATAATTTTTTGCTTTAATTTACTTCCTGTTTATCCGCTAGACGGTGGACGAGCTTTATTGCTTTTTATACCAGATAAATATGTAGAAGTGATTGGTTTTTCTCTCTTTTTTAGTTTATTCATCTTCTACGTGAGTTTATATTATTTTCCTAAAGCGCTTTCTGTTACAATTGTTTTTTTATTTTTAGCGCTGCAAAATTATTCGTATTGGAGATTTCGGAAGTACAAGCTAGCATTCGACTATGTAACGAAAAATACTTGA
- a CDS encoding Spo0B domain-containing protein codes for MEPKQISINEVLRHTMHDFLNNLHLIQMNIDMGRHEEAKNLIRTYSQKCTQFFDVNNIGLYNTNEWIQTFSMAYNKVSLEVQTTLLKRGAERYDSPLQEYLKRFIDTMYPLLKGYQEQILSVHLYSHDVLEVQVELVGEWTSYTWIDESFTDLFRVEKEMNTESRIKFKLIATERLE; via the coding sequence ATGGAGCCTAAACAAATATCAATTAATGAAGTATTGCGTCATACGATGCATGATTTTTTAAATAATCTACATTTAATCCAAATGAATATAGATATGGGTAGACACGAAGAGGCAAAAAATCTTATTCGCACTTACTCACAAAAATGCACCCAATTTTTCGACGTGAATAATATAGGTTTGTATAATACTAATGAATGGATACAAACATTCAGTATGGCTTACAATAAAGTATCGTTAGAAGTTCAAACAACGCTCTTAAAAAGGGGTGCAGAACGATACGATTCACCTTTACAAGAGTATTTGAAACGATTTATCGATACAATGTATCCTTTGCTGAAAGGATATCAAGAACAGATATTAAGCGTTCATCTATATTCTCATGATGTATTAGAAGTACAGGTAGAGTTAGTTGGAGAATGGACTTCATATACCTGGATCGATGAGTCTTTTACAGACTTATTTCGTGTGGAAAAAGAAATGAACACAGAATCCCGAATTAAATTTAAGTTAATTGCAACTGAGAGATTGGAGTGA
- the mreD gene encoding rod shape-determining protein MreD, translating to MIRLLVIIISVLLFYMEPIFGLFSPIELNNDFYILVPRFLIMYLIFVSIYYDRKRAMIYAIFFGLLYDVFFIDIIGLYSFIYPLMCLVASFIAKYVHQHLVVATCLTIILVTVVELLLYLFYTFIGIKSMTFTEFLQHNLLPTMIGNLVFIVMFGWVFKYILLNRFKQKTLLLQK from the coding sequence ATGATTCGTTTATTAGTAATTATCATTTCGGTTCTATTATTTTATATGGAACCGATTTTTGGACTTTTTTCTCCGATTGAACTCAATAACGATTTCTATATTTTAGTTCCTCGTTTTTTAATCATGTATTTAATATTTGTCTCTATCTATTATGACCGAAAACGCGCCATGATCTATGCAATATTTTTTGGACTCTTGTATGATGTGTTTTTCATTGATATTATTGGATTATATTCTTTTATTTATCCTCTTATGTGTTTAGTTGCTAGTTTCATTGCTAAATATGTACATCAACATTTAGTTGTAGCAACGTGTTTAACAATAATTTTAGTGACAGTTGTAGAGTTATTATTGTATTTATTTTATACTTTTATAGGGATAAAAAGCATGACATTTACAGAATTTTTACAGCATAATCTTTTACCAACGATGATTGGTAACTTAGTTTTTATCGTGATGTTCGGGTGGGTTTTTAAATATATTCTTCTAAATCGATTTAAACAAAAAACATTATTACTTCAAAAGTAA
- a CDS encoding ribosomal-processing cysteine protease Prp encodes MIKVTVTKDQSGLIHSFEMKGHADFAEHGKDLVCAGASAVSFGAVNAIIALTEITPIIKQKGDGGYLYVEVPGISNPEKAAHMQLILEAMIVSLQTIEQDYGKYIKITFKQ; translated from the coding sequence ATGATTAAAGTGACTGTAACAAAAGATCAATCAGGTCTAATTCATTCATTTGAAATGAAAGGACATGCCGATTTTGCGGAACATGGAAAAGATTTAGTATGTGCAGGTGCTTCTGCTGTATCATTTGGTGCAGTTAATGCCATTATTGCACTTACAGAAATCACTCCTATTATAAAGCAAAAAGGTGACGGAGGCTATTTATACGTCGAAGTGCCAGGTATATCAAATCCAGAAAAAGCTGCTCACATGCAGTTAATTTTAGAAGCGATGATTGTTTCTTTACAAACGATTGAGCAAGATTATGGGAAGTATATAAAAATAACCTTCAAACAGTAG
- the rplU gene encoding 50S ribosomal protein L21: protein MYAIIETGGKQIKVEQGQEIYIEKLDANADEVVTFDKVLFVGGDDVKVGAPFVEGATVTAKVVKNGKAKKIIVFKYKAKKNYHKKQGHRQPYTKLVVESISL, encoded by the coding sequence ATGTACGCAATTATTGAAACTGGTGGTAAACAAATCAAAGTTGAACAAGGGCAAGAAATCTACATTGAAAAATTAGATGCTAATGCTGATGAAGTTGTAACTTTCGACAAAGTATTATTCGTAGGTGGAGATGATGTTAAAGTTGGTGCTCCATTCGTGGAAGGTGCTACAGTTACAGCGAAAGTTGTAAAAAATGGCAAAGCTAAAAAAATCATCGTTTTCAAATACAAAGCGAAAAAGAACTACCATAAAAAACAAGGTCATCGTCAACCATACACAAAATTAGTAGTAGAATCTATTAGTTTATAA
- a CDS encoding rod shape-determining protein encodes MFGFGSRDVGIDLGTANTLVFIKGKGIVLREPSVVAKNVQNRSIVAVGNDAKNMIGRTPGSIVAIRPMKDGVIADFDTTSAMIEYYLKNAMKAAGMSWSKPNVMICVPFGITSVEQRAVIDAAKQAGARDAVTIEEPFAAAIGANLPVWEPTGSMVVDIGGGTTEVAVISLGGIVTSESVRVGGDAMDQAITSYVRKTYNLTIGERTSEAIKIEIGSARVMDTEDQMDIRGRDLVTGLPKTIEISSKEIANALRESISAIIDGVKKTLEQTPPELSADVMERGIMLTGGGALLKNLDKVISYQTNMPVFIAENPLDCVAIGTGKALDHMDLLKRQQTRY; translated from the coding sequence GTGTTTGGATTTGGATCAAGAGATGTAGGAATCGATTTAGGAACAGCGAATACGCTGGTATTTATTAAAGGTAAAGGTATTGTTTTAAGAGAACCTTCTGTAGTTGCTAAAAACGTACAAAATAGATCCATTGTTGCGGTAGGTAATGATGCAAAAAATATGATTGGACGTACACCGGGTTCTATCGTAGCGATTCGTCCTATGAAAGATGGCGTAATAGCTGATTTTGATACAACATCGGCAATGATAGAATATTATTTAAAAAATGCAATGAAAGCAGCAGGTATGTCATGGAGCAAACCAAATGTGATGATTTGTGTCCCATTTGGCATTACTTCTGTAGAGCAACGTGCAGTTATTGATGCAGCGAAACAAGCTGGAGCTCGCGATGCAGTAACTATCGAAGAACCATTTGCTGCAGCAATCGGTGCAAATTTACCTGTTTGGGAACCTACTGGTAGTATGGTCGTTGATATAGGTGGAGGCACGACAGAAGTAGCTGTAATTTCATTAGGTGGAATTGTGACAAGTGAGTCTGTTCGAGTAGGCGGAGACGCGATGGATCAGGCGATTACTAGTTATGTTCGTAAAACGTATAATCTAACAATTGGTGAACGTACTTCGGAAGCGATTAAAATTGAAATTGGATCGGCTAGAGTAATGGATACAGAAGATCAGATGGATATTCGAGGCCGAGATCTAGTTACTGGCTTACCGAAAACGATTGAAATATCTTCAAAAGAAATTGCTAATGCACTTCGTGAATCTATTTCTGCCATTATTGATGGTGTAAAGAAAACGCTTGAGCAAACACCTCCAGAACTATCAGCAGATGTAATGGAGCGTGGAATCATGCTTACGGGCGGTGGAGCACTACTTAAAAATTTAGATAAAGTTATTAGTTATCAAACGAATATGCCCGTATTTATTGCAGAAAACCCATTAGATTGTGTCGCTATTGGTACTGGGAAAGCACTAGATCATATGGACTTATTGAAACGACAACAAACGAGATATTAA
- the obgE gene encoding GTPase ObgE, with translation MFVDHVKVYVKGGDGGDGMVGFRREKYVPLGGPAGGDGGNGGDVIFVVDEGLRTLMDFRYKRIFKANRGDHGGSKNMHGANADDLFVKVPPGTVVMNEETGQVIADLVEHGQKAAIARGGRGGRGNSRFATPANPAPELSEKGEPGFELNVTLELKVLADVGLVGFPSVGKSTLLSVVSSAKPKIAPYHFTTIVPNLGMVETEDHRSFAMADLPGLIEGAHEGIGLGHQFLRHIERTRVIVHMIDMSGLEGREPYEDYLTINDELKQYNLRLTERPQLIVANKMDMPESEENLKIFREKIGSDVKIFSISAISRQGVQDLLFAIADLLEDAPEYPLEDLAEEETETSVMYKHEAKKDDFTISRDDDGSFILAGGTVERLFKMTDFSREDSIRRFSRQLRGMGIDEALRLRGAKDGDTVRLLEFEFEFIE, from the coding sequence ATGTTTGTTGATCACGTAAAAGTGTACGTCAAAGGTGGAGACGGCGGAGATGGTATGGTTGGATTCCGTCGTGAAAAGTATGTACCTCTAGGCGGTCCTGCAGGTGGGGACGGAGGAAATGGTGGAGATGTTATTTTCGTAGTAGATGAAGGTTTACGTACGTTAATGGATTTCCGCTATAAACGAATTTTTAAAGCAAACCGAGGGGATCATGGCGGTAGTAAGAATATGCACGGAGCAAATGCGGATGATTTATTCGTAAAAGTTCCCCCTGGTACTGTTGTAATGAATGAAGAAACTGGTCAAGTTATAGCTGACTTAGTGGAACATGGTCAAAAAGCAGCAATTGCTAGAGGTGGACGCGGTGGTAGAGGGAATTCTCGTTTTGCGACTCCTGCCAATCCCGCACCAGAGCTTTCTGAGAAAGGTGAACCTGGGTTCGAGTTAAATGTTACGTTAGAACTTAAAGTTTTAGCTGATGTTGGTTTGGTTGGATTCCCAAGTGTAGGGAAATCGACTTTATTATCCGTTGTATCGTCTGCGAAACCAAAGATCGCGCCGTATCATTTCACAACCATAGTTCCAAATTTAGGAATGGTCGAAACGGAAGATCATCGAAGTTTTGCGATGGCAGACTTACCAGGATTGATCGAAGGTGCACATGAGGGGATAGGCCTAGGTCATCAATTCTTGCGTCATATTGAGCGTACACGAGTTATTGTGCATATGATTGATATGTCAGGACTCGAAGGACGAGAACCTTATGAAGACTACTTGACGATTAATGATGAACTAAAACAATATAATTTACGTTTAACAGAAAGACCTCAACTTATAGTTGCGAATAAAATGGACATGCCTGAATCAGAAGAAAACTTAAAAATATTCCGCGAAAAAATTGGATCGGATGTGAAAATCTTCTCGATTTCTGCTATTTCTCGACAAGGAGTACAAGATTTACTTTTCGCTATTGCCGACTTGTTAGAAGATGCTCCCGAATACCCATTAGAAGATTTAGCGGAAGAGGAAACAGAAACCTCTGTTATGTACAAACATGAAGCGAAAAAAGACGATTTCACGATTTCAAGAGATGATGATGGATCATTTATTTTAGCTGGTGGAACAGTGGAACGCTTATTTAAAATGACTGACTTCAGCCGCGAAGACTCAATTCGTAGATTCTCTAGACAGTTGAGAGGGATGGGAATCGATGAAGCACTTCGTTTACGTGGTGCTAAGGATGGAGATACAGTAAGACTATTAGAATTTGAGTTTGAATTTATCGAATAG